A single window of Coffea eugenioides isolate CCC68of chromosome 7, Ceug_1.0, whole genome shotgun sequence DNA harbors:
- the LOC113778862 gene encoding protein HIGH ARSENIC CONTENT 1, mitochondrial-like isoform X2, translated as MEPKLSSGAEVVTVDVHAAKVLLHSGYRYLDVRTEEEFEKGHVVDALNIPYMFITPEGKVKNPKFMEQVLSACNKEDRLVVGCQSGVRSVYATTDLLNADFKNACNMGGGYIEWVKNGFAVKKPEPDTEL; from the exons ATGGAACCCAAATTAAG TTCAGGAGCAGAGGTTGTTACTGTGGATGTTCATGCAGCTAAAGTCCTCCTCCATTCTGGCTACCGCTATCTTGATGTCCG GACTGAGGAAGAATTCGAGAAGGGTCATGTAGTGGATGCTTTGAACATTCCTTATATGTTCATCACCCctgaag GTAAGGTGAAGAATCCCAAGTTTATGGAGCAGGTTCTGTCCGCTTGCAATAAGGAAGATCGTCTTGTAGTG GGCTGCCAAAGTGGCGTAAGGTCTGTGTATGCAACCACTGATCTTCTTAATGCT GACTTCAAGAATGCGTGTAACATGGGAGGCGGCTATATTGAATGGGTCAAGAATGGATTTGCTGTGAAGAAGCCTGAACCTGATACTGAGCTCTAA
- the LOC113778862 gene encoding thiosulfate sulfurtransferase 18-like isoform X1: protein MKTCWFVFHCTSLFLLLVPPLCSSGAEVVTVDVHAAKVLLHSGYRYLDVRTEEEFEKGHVVDALNIPYMFITPEGKVKNPKFMEQVLSACNKEDRLVVGCQSGVRSVYATTDLLNADFKNACNMGGGYIEWVKNGFAVKKPEPDTEL, encoded by the exons ATGAAAACTTGTTGGTTTGTATTCCACTGTACTAGTTTGTTTCTTCTCCTTGTTCCTCCATTATGTAGTTCAGGAGCAGAGGTTGTTACTGTGGATGTTCATGCAGCTAAAGTCCTCCTCCATTCTGGCTACCGCTATCTTGATGTCCG GACTGAGGAAGAATTCGAGAAGGGTCATGTAGTGGATGCTTTGAACATTCCTTATATGTTCATCACCCctgaag GTAAGGTGAAGAATCCCAAGTTTATGGAGCAGGTTCTGTCCGCTTGCAATAAGGAAGATCGTCTTGTAGTG GGCTGCCAAAGTGGCGTAAGGTCTGTGTATGCAACCACTGATCTTCTTAATGCT GACTTCAAGAATGCGTGTAACATGGGAGGCGGCTATATTGAATGGGTCAAGAATGGATTTGCTGTGAAGAAGCCTGAACCTGATACTGAGCTCTAA
- the LOC113778106 gene encoding MLO-like protein 4 isoform X1: protein MEINEGRSLTETPTWAVATVISVLVGFGFFIHGCLRRLAEWLDETKRKPLLAALEKIKDELMLFGLLSLLMGHWIIFVAKICIKSSASSTRFYPCAPGDVVKGTAFLDHNVVFRAENLNTSFPSGKQNFCPEGHESFASRESLDQLHRLVFILGVTHVLYSFLALALAVIKIYSWRTWENHAKLVALQLSQDSGEASGRIARVSSFIFNHTSHPWSHHRVLVWLLCFSRQFWSSINQADYMALRLGFITTHQLPLNYDFHKYMIRSMEEEFRDIVGISVPLWIFTISCVILGFHGTDIYFWISFLPAILILLIGTKLHRVVVKLAVEIAETIPQAGFHQFNLRDELFWFGKPRLLLRSIQFITFQNAFEMATYLWSLWEIKGASCFTENHIFLVIRLAFGLVSQFWCSFITFPLYVIIAQMGSKYKKSIVSENVRRSLHGWRNKARTQQENPFFPLVTTASTMSLDSMAEDSGDDPSSSSGGGFQRIEDSTSSDDLGRPSTEQTQKPNNDISPSDEKHHTCGSQSGKRAEICDCERHESDDVGR, encoded by the exons ATGGAAATAAACGAAGGAAGATCCTTGACTGAAACTCCCACTTGGGCAGTTGCAACTGTTATTAGCGTTTTGGTTGGTTTTGGGTTCTTCATTCATGGTTGTTTAAGGAGACTTGCAGAG TGGTTGGATGAGACTAAGAGGAAGCCTCTCCTGGCTGCATTAGAGAAGATCAAGGATG AGCTGATGCTATTTGGCCTCTTATCATTGCTAATGGGCCATTGGATTATTTTTGTTGCTAAGATTTGCATTAAGTCATCGGCCTCAAGTACCCGCTTCTACCCATGCGCTCCTGGGGATGTTGTCAAGGGAACCGCTTTCCTAGATCATAACGTTGTTTTCAGGGCTGAGAACTTGAATACCTCGTTTCCATCAGGAAAGCAGAATTTTTGTCCTGAG GGACATGAATCATTTGCTTCCCGTGAAAGCCTAGACCAGCTCCATCGTCTTGTGTTCATATTGGGAGTCACTCATGTTTTATATAGCTTCCTTGCACTAGCTTTGGCCGTGATCAAG ATTTACAGCTGGAGAACGTGGGAGAATCATGCTAAGTTGGTGGCTCTTCAGTTGTCCCAAG ATTCAGGGGAAGCCAGTGGGAGGATTGCTCGTGTATCGTCCTTCATCTTCAACCACACTTCTCATCCGTGGAGCCATCACAGAGTACTTGTTTGGCTG CTTTGTTTCAGCCGCCAATTTTGGAGTTCAATAAATCAAGCCGATTACATGGCTTTGCGCCTGGGATTTATCACT ACTCATCAGCTACCATTGAACTATGATTTCCACAAGTACATGATTAGAAGTATGGAAGAAGAATTCCGAGATATTGTTGGCATCAG cgTTCCACTCTGGATTTTCACCATATCATGCGTTATTCTAGGCTTTCACG gGACTGATATTTACTTCTGGATTTCCTTCTTGCCGGCCATT TTGATCCTCCTTATTGGCACCAAATTGCATCGCGTAGTGGTAAAGCTTGCTGTGGAGATCGCAGAAACAATTCCACAAGCAGGATTTCATCAGTTTAACCTCAGAGATGAGCTCTTCTGGTTTGGGAAACCTAGGCTTCTGCTCCGATCAATTCAATTTATAACATTCCAG AATGCATTTGAGATGGCGACATACCTCTGGTCACTA TGGGAAATTAAGGGAGCATCATGTTTCACTGAAAACCATATTTTTCTTGTGATCCGCTTGGCATTCGG GCTGGTCTCTCAGTTTTGGTGTAGCTTCATCACTTTCCCACTCTATGTTATTATCGCTCAG ATGGGCTCCAAGTATAAGAAATCAATAGTTTCTGAAAATGTGAGGAGATCACTTCACGGATGGAGAAACAAGGCAAGGACACAGCAAGAAAACCCATTTTTTCCCCTGGTAACTACAGCATCAACCATGTCCTTGGATTCGATGGCGGAGGACAGCGGAGATGATCCCTCAAGCAGCTCAGGTGGTGGCTTTCAAAGAATCGAAGATTCCACTAGCTCAGATGATCTTGGTCGTCCCTCCACAGAACAAACTCAAAAACCGAATAATGACATTTCACCTTCCGATGAGAAACATCATACTTGTGGTTCGCAATCTGGTAAACGTGCAGAAATTTGTGACTGTGAAAGACATGAATCAGATGATGTAGGAAGATAG
- the LOC113778106 gene encoding MLO-like protein 4 isoform X2 has translation MEINEGRSLTETPTWAVATVISVLVGFGFFIHGCLRRLAEWLDETKRKPLLAALEKIKDELMLFGLLSLLMGHWIIFVAKICIKSSASSTRFYPCAPGDVVKGTAFLDHNVVFRAENLNTSFPSGKQNFCPEGHESFASRESLDQLHRLVFILGVTHVLYSFLALALAVIKIYSWRTWENHAKLVALQLSQGEASGRIARVSSFIFNHTSHPWSHHRVLVWLLCFSRQFWSSINQADYMALRLGFITTHQLPLNYDFHKYMIRSMEEEFRDIVGISVPLWIFTISCVILGFHGTDIYFWISFLPAILILLIGTKLHRVVVKLAVEIAETIPQAGFHQFNLRDELFWFGKPRLLLRSIQFITFQNAFEMATYLWSLWEIKGASCFTENHIFLVIRLAFGLVSQFWCSFITFPLYVIIAQMGSKYKKSIVSENVRRSLHGWRNKARTQQENPFFPLVTTASTMSLDSMAEDSGDDPSSSSGGGFQRIEDSTSSDDLGRPSTEQTQKPNNDISPSDEKHHTCGSQSGKRAEICDCERHESDDVGR, from the exons ATGGAAATAAACGAAGGAAGATCCTTGACTGAAACTCCCACTTGGGCAGTTGCAACTGTTATTAGCGTTTTGGTTGGTTTTGGGTTCTTCATTCATGGTTGTTTAAGGAGACTTGCAGAG TGGTTGGATGAGACTAAGAGGAAGCCTCTCCTGGCTGCATTAGAGAAGATCAAGGATG AGCTGATGCTATTTGGCCTCTTATCATTGCTAATGGGCCATTGGATTATTTTTGTTGCTAAGATTTGCATTAAGTCATCGGCCTCAAGTACCCGCTTCTACCCATGCGCTCCTGGGGATGTTGTCAAGGGAACCGCTTTCCTAGATCATAACGTTGTTTTCAGGGCTGAGAACTTGAATACCTCGTTTCCATCAGGAAAGCAGAATTTTTGTCCTGAG GGACATGAATCATTTGCTTCCCGTGAAAGCCTAGACCAGCTCCATCGTCTTGTGTTCATATTGGGAGTCACTCATGTTTTATATAGCTTCCTTGCACTAGCTTTGGCCGTGATCAAG ATTTACAGCTGGAGAACGTGGGAGAATCATGCTAAGTTGGTGGCTCTTCAGTTGTCCCAAG GGGAAGCCAGTGGGAGGATTGCTCGTGTATCGTCCTTCATCTTCAACCACACTTCTCATCCGTGGAGCCATCACAGAGTACTTGTTTGGCTG CTTTGTTTCAGCCGCCAATTTTGGAGTTCAATAAATCAAGCCGATTACATGGCTTTGCGCCTGGGATTTATCACT ACTCATCAGCTACCATTGAACTATGATTTCCACAAGTACATGATTAGAAGTATGGAAGAAGAATTCCGAGATATTGTTGGCATCAG cgTTCCACTCTGGATTTTCACCATATCATGCGTTATTCTAGGCTTTCACG gGACTGATATTTACTTCTGGATTTCCTTCTTGCCGGCCATT TTGATCCTCCTTATTGGCACCAAATTGCATCGCGTAGTGGTAAAGCTTGCTGTGGAGATCGCAGAAACAATTCCACAAGCAGGATTTCATCAGTTTAACCTCAGAGATGAGCTCTTCTGGTTTGGGAAACCTAGGCTTCTGCTCCGATCAATTCAATTTATAACATTCCAG AATGCATTTGAGATGGCGACATACCTCTGGTCACTA TGGGAAATTAAGGGAGCATCATGTTTCACTGAAAACCATATTTTTCTTGTGATCCGCTTGGCATTCGG GCTGGTCTCTCAGTTTTGGTGTAGCTTCATCACTTTCCCACTCTATGTTATTATCGCTCAG ATGGGCTCCAAGTATAAGAAATCAATAGTTTCTGAAAATGTGAGGAGATCACTTCACGGATGGAGAAACAAGGCAAGGACACAGCAAGAAAACCCATTTTTTCCCCTGGTAACTACAGCATCAACCATGTCCTTGGATTCGATGGCGGAGGACAGCGGAGATGATCCCTCAAGCAGCTCAGGTGGTGGCTTTCAAAGAATCGAAGATTCCACTAGCTCAGATGATCTTGGTCGTCCCTCCACAGAACAAACTCAAAAACCGAATAATGACATTTCACCTTCCGATGAGAAACATCATACTTGTGGTTCGCAATCTGGTAAACGTGCAGAAATTTGTGACTGTGAAAGACATGAATCAGATGATGTAGGAAGATAG
- the LOC113777502 gene encoding 26S proteasome non-ATPase regulatory subunit 4 homolog: MVLEATMICIDNSEWMRNGDYSPSRFQAQADAVNLICGAKTQSNPENTVGVLTMAGKGVRVLVTPTSDLGKILACMHGLEIGGEMNLAAGIQVAQLALKHRQNKKQQQRIIVFAGSPVKFDKKVLEMIGRKLKKNSVALDVVNFGEEDEAKTEKLEALVAAVNNNDSSHIVHVPPGPSALSDVLISTPIFTGDGEGGSGFAAAAAAAAAGGAGFEFGVDPNLDPELALALRVSMEEERARQEAAAKKAAEEAAKQEKGEQSTSQDVNMTDTAKAGTSESENKATDLTDDENALLQQALAMSMDDSSSNIATRDTDMPEAAGDDQDLALALQLSVQDSMKDESSPADMSKLLADQSFVSSILASLPGVDPNDPSVKDLLASMQNQSEHKKDEDKEPKEEDKK; encoded by the exons ATGGTGCTCGAG GCAACAATGATCTGCATCGACAACTCCGAATGGATGCGAAACGGAGATTATTCTCCCTCCCGGTTTCAGGCCCAAGCTGACGCCGTTAATCTCATCTGTGGTGCTAAAACCCAG TCTAATCCAGAGAATACAGTGGGGGTGCTGACAATGGCGGGCAAAGGGGTTCGAGTATTGGTGACTCCAACCAGCGATCTCGGAAAGATCTTAGCTTGCATGCACG GTCTAGAAATAGGTGGTGAAATGAACTTGGCAGCAGGTATCCAAGTAGCACAGTTGGCTCTGAAGCATCGACAGAACAAGAAACAGCAACAAAGGATTATTGTATTTGCTGGAAG TCCTGTTAAGTTTGATAAGAAGGTACTAGAGATGATTGGGAGGAAATTGAAAAAGAATAGTGTTGCTCTTGATGTTGTTAACTTTGGTGAAGAAGATGAGGCTAAGACAGAGAAGCTCGAAGCTCTTGTTGCTGCAGTCAACAACAATGACAGCAGTCATATTGTTCATGTTCCTCCTGGTCCTAGTGCTCTTTCTGATGTGCTCATAAG TACTCCGATCTTTACTGGTGATGGAGAGGGTGGAAGTGGATTTGCGGCTGCAGCAGCTGCAGCTGCAGCTGGTGGAGCTGGCTTTGAATTTGGAGTTGATCCTAACCTGGATCCTGAACTTGCTCTTGCTCTCCGAGTTTCAATGGAAGAGGAGAGGGCAAGGCAAGAAGCAGCTGCAAAGAAGGCTGCAGAAGAAGcagcaaaacaagaaaaaggagaaCAATCCACATCCCAAGATGTTAATATGACTGACACAGCTAAAGCTGGAACCTCTGAATCTGAAAATAAGGCAACTGATCTTACG GATGATGAGAATGCCTTGTTGCAGCAGGCACTTGCGATGTCTATGGATGATTCCTCCTCTAATATTGCTACACGGGACACTGACATGCCAGAAGCAGCTGGTGATGATCAAGATTTGGCTCTTG CCCTTCAGTTGTCTGTGCAGGACAGCATGAAAGATGAGTCATCACCAGCAGATATGAGCAAGCTACTGGCTGACCAGTCATTTGTGTCATCCATCCTAGCTTCA CTTCCTGGAGTTGATCCAAATGATCCATCAGTGAAAGATTTGCTTGCGTCCATGCAAAATCAGTCTGAG CACAAAAAGGATGAAGACAAGGAACCAAAAGAGGAGGATAAGAAATAA